A single region of the Montipora capricornis isolate CH-2021 chromosome 13, ASM3666992v2, whole genome shotgun sequence genome encodes:
- the LOC138029477 gene encoding uncharacterized protein: MLKDSPVQSSVCPSQSFKGIKLIRKECSKRWPGNNKVYFRSNNANSLILSELVSSLEPICTLKKIGFGQSAIRNHILQWAVEKNRKLTDGYDFEKSRTPAKRALSSPTTDANESIDETDTETPSPDEACSSDGVNDISLLSFHTAHKSSVQCFSKSQPSEKMIQVAEGANFKCLSRNEVLIDRELDVLSVESSSSDRIDSSSGSTMSVDETDSGPDYDYDDEPEQAD, translated from the exons ATGTTGAAAgacagtccagtccagtccagtgtCTGTCCATCACAGTCCTTCAAAGG GATCAAGCTAATAAGAAAGGAATGCTCTAAGAGATGGCCTGGAAACAATAAAGTGTATTTCCGGAGTAACAATGCAAACAGCTTAATTCTCTCAGAATTAGTGTCTTCATTGGAACCCATATGcacattgaaaaaaattggctttGGGCAAA GTGCAATCAGAAACCATATCTTACAGTGGGCAGTCGAAAAGAACAGAAAACTTACTGATGGTTATGATTTTGAG AAATCCAGGACACCTGCAAAGAGAGCTCTGTCAAGTCCGACAACAGATGCAAACGAGAGCATTG ATGAAACAGACACTGAAACACCCAGTCCTGACGAAGCCTGCAGCAGTGATGGTGTTAACGACATATCCCTATTATCTTTTCATACAGCTCACAAATCATCTGTGCagtgtttttcaaaaagccaacCTTCAGAA AAGATGATTCAAGTTGCTGAAGGTGCAAATTTTAAATGCCTTTCAAGAAATGAGGTTCTTATTGACAGGGAACTAGATGTGTTATCAGTTGAATCCAGCAGTTCAGATCGTATTGATTCATCCTCAGGATCTACTATGTCTGTTGATGAAACAGATTCAGGGCcagattatgattatgatgatgaacCAGAGCAGGCTGACTAA